One segment of Balaenoptera ricei isolate mBalRic1 chromosome 8, mBalRic1.hap2, whole genome shotgun sequence DNA contains the following:
- the TMEM134 gene encoding transmembrane protein 134 isoform X2, which produces MSAARPQFSIDDAFELSLEDAGPGPESSGVARFGPLHFERRARFEVADEDKQSRLRYQNLENDEDGAQASPEPDGGASTRDSGRTSIRSSQWSFSNISTSTQRSYNACCSWTQHPLIQKNHRVVLASFLLLLLGLGDLQLRWGTPFLRPKPCWGLRAEVPTLPPAPAPAPALTLVAPPVCSADPDRRGTGGGPLARCLQRHLLRARLPVAGPGSLPAGKQTNMATPSEWQSSQQKEPESLKTIQLDFT; this is translated from the exons ATGAGTGCCGCCCGGCCCCAGTTCAGCATCGATGACGCTTTCGAGCTGTCCCTGGAGGACGCGGGCCCTGGACCCGAGTCCAGCGGGGTCGCCCGCTTCGGGCCGCTGCACTTCGAGCGCCGGGCCCGGTTCGAGGTGGCCGACGAGGACAAGCAGTCCCGGCTGCGCTACCAG AACCTGGAGAACGATGAGGATGGAGCCCAGGCCTCTCCGGAGCCGGATGGGGGAGCCAGCACCAG GGATTCTGGCCGAACATCCATCCGCAGCTCCCAGTGGTCCTTTAGCAACATCAGCACCAGCACTCAGCGCTCCTACAATGCCTGCTGCAG CTGGACTCAACACCCTTTGATCCAGAAGAACCACAGGGTAGTGCTGgcctccttcctgctcctcctgCTGGGGCTGG GGGACCTTCAGCTTAGGTGGGGGACACCATTTCTCAGGCCTAAGCCATGCTGGGGGTTGCGGGCGGAGGTCCCCACCCTGCCACCAGCTCCTGCCCCTGCTCCTGCCCTCACCCTCGTGGCTCCACCTGTGTGCAGTGCTGATCCTGACCGGCGTGGGACTGGAGGTGGCCCCCTCGCCAG GTGTCTCCAGCGCCATCTTCTTCGTGCCCGGCTTCCTGTTGCTGGTCCCGGGAG cctgccagctgggaaacaaacaaacatggcTACACCCTCGGAATGGCAGAGCAGCCAGCAGAAGGAGCCTGAGTCCCTGAAGACCATACAGCTGGATTTCACCTAA
- the TMEM134 gene encoding transmembrane protein 134 isoform X4: MSAARPQFSIDDAFELSLEDAGPGPESSGVARFGPLHFERRARFEVADEDKQSRLRYQNLENDEDGAQASPEPDGGASTRDSGRTSIRSSQWSFSNISTSTQRSYNACCSWTQHPLIQKNHRVVLASFLLLLLGLGLSHAGGCGRRSPPCHQLLPLLLPSPSWLHLCAVLILTGVGLEVAPSPGVSSAIFFVPGFLLLVPGACQLGNKQTWLHPRNGRAASRRSLSP, encoded by the exons ATGAGTGCCGCCCGGCCCCAGTTCAGCATCGATGACGCTTTCGAGCTGTCCCTGGAGGACGCGGGCCCTGGACCCGAGTCCAGCGGGGTCGCCCGCTTCGGGCCGCTGCACTTCGAGCGCCGGGCCCGGTTCGAGGTGGCCGACGAGGACAAGCAGTCCCGGCTGCGCTACCAG AACCTGGAGAACGATGAGGATGGAGCCCAGGCCTCTCCGGAGCCGGATGGGGGAGCCAGCACCAG GGATTCTGGCCGAACATCCATCCGCAGCTCCCAGTGGTCCTTTAGCAACATCAGCACCAGCACTCAGCGCTCCTACAATGCCTGCTGCAG CTGGACTCAACACCCTTTGATCCAGAAGAACCACAGGGTAGTGCTGgcctccttcctgctcctcctgCTGGGGCTGG GCCTAAGCCATGCTGGGGGTTGCGGGCGGAGGTCCCCACCCTGCCACCAGCTCCTGCCCCTGCTCCTGCCCTCACCCTCGTGGCTCCACCTGTGTGCAGTGCTGATCCTGACCGGCGTGGGACTGGAGGTGGCCCCCTCGCCAG GTGTCTCCAGCGCCATCTTCTTCGTGCCCGGCTTCCTGTTGCTGGTCCCGGGAG cctgccagctgggaaacaaacaaacatggcTACACCCTCGGAATGGCAGAGCAGCCAGCAGAAGGAGCCTGAGTCCCTGA
- the TMEM134 gene encoding transmembrane protein 134 isoform X1, translating into MSAARPQFSIDDAFELSLEDAGPGPESSGVARFGPLHFERRARFEVADEDKQSRLRYQNLENDEDGAQASPEPDGGASTRDSGRTSIRSSQWSFSNISTSTQRSYNACCSWTQHPLIQKNHRVVLASFLLLLLGLGDLQLRWGTPFLRPKPCWGLRAEVPTLPPAPAPAPALTLVAPPVCSADPDRRGTGGGPLARCLQRHLLRARLPVAGPGSLPRDLHLLRGQGPPGLPVLLPALLREVSRRRRTAGSIVGAERPRAASSRP; encoded by the exons ATGAGTGCCGCCCGGCCCCAGTTCAGCATCGATGACGCTTTCGAGCTGTCCCTGGAGGACGCGGGCCCTGGACCCGAGTCCAGCGGGGTCGCCCGCTTCGGGCCGCTGCACTTCGAGCGCCGGGCCCGGTTCGAGGTGGCCGACGAGGACAAGCAGTCCCGGCTGCGCTACCAG AACCTGGAGAACGATGAGGATGGAGCCCAGGCCTCTCCGGAGCCGGATGGGGGAGCCAGCACCAG GGATTCTGGCCGAACATCCATCCGCAGCTCCCAGTGGTCCTTTAGCAACATCAGCACCAGCACTCAGCGCTCCTACAATGCCTGCTGCAG CTGGACTCAACACCCTTTGATCCAGAAGAACCACAGGGTAGTGCTGgcctccttcctgctcctcctgCTGGGGCTGG GGGACCTTCAGCTTAGGTGGGGGACACCATTTCTCAGGCCTAAGCCATGCTGGGGGTTGCGGGCGGAGGTCCCCACCCTGCCACCAGCTCCTGCCCCTGCTCCTGCCCTCACCCTCGTGGCTCCACCTGTGTGCAGTGCTGATCCTGACCGGCGTGGGACTGGAGGTGGCCCCCTCGCCAG GTGTCTCCAGCGCCATCTTCTTCGTGCCCGGCTTCCTGTTGCTGGTCCCGGGAG TCTACCACGTGATCTTCATCTACTGCGCGGTCAAGGGCCACCGGGGCTTCCAGTTCTTCTACCTGCCCTACTTCGAGAAGTGAGCAGGCGGCGGCGGACGGCGGGATCCATCGTCGGCGCCGAGAGGCCCCGCGCGGCCTCCTCGCGTCCCTAG
- the TMEM134 gene encoding transmembrane protein 134 isoform X7 — protein MSAARPQFSIDDAFELSLEDAGPGPESSGVARFGPLHFERRARFEVADEDKQSRLRYQNLENDEDGAQASPEPDGGASTRDSGRTSIRSSQWSFSNISTSTQRSYNACCSWTQHPLIQKNHRVVLASFLLLLLGLVLILTGVGLEVAPSPGVSSAIFFVPGFLLLVPGVYHVIFIYCAVKGHRGFQFFYLPYFEK, from the exons ATGAGTGCCGCCCGGCCCCAGTTCAGCATCGATGACGCTTTCGAGCTGTCCCTGGAGGACGCGGGCCCTGGACCCGAGTCCAGCGGGGTCGCCCGCTTCGGGCCGCTGCACTTCGAGCGCCGGGCCCGGTTCGAGGTGGCCGACGAGGACAAGCAGTCCCGGCTGCGCTACCAG AACCTGGAGAACGATGAGGATGGAGCCCAGGCCTCTCCGGAGCCGGATGGGGGAGCCAGCACCAG GGATTCTGGCCGAACATCCATCCGCAGCTCCCAGTGGTCCTTTAGCAACATCAGCACCAGCACTCAGCGCTCCTACAATGCCTGCTGCAG CTGGACTCAACACCCTTTGATCCAGAAGAACCACAGGGTAGTGCTGgcctccttcctgctcctcctgCTGGGGCTGG TGCTGATCCTGACCGGCGTGGGACTGGAGGTGGCCCCCTCGCCAG GTGTCTCCAGCGCCATCTTCTTCGTGCCCGGCTTCCTGTTGCTGGTCCCGGGAG TCTACCACGTGATCTTCATCTACTGCGCGGTCAAGGGCCACCGGGGCTTCCAGTTCTTCTACCTGCCCTACTTCGAGAAGTGA
- the TMEM134 gene encoding transmembrane protein 134 isoform X3 encodes MSAARPQFSIDDAFELSLEDAGPGPESSGVARFGPLHFERRARFEVADEDKQSRLRYQNLENDEDGAQASPEPDGGASTRDSGRTSIRSSQWSFSNISTSTQRSYNACCSWTQHPLIQKNHRVVLASFLLLLLGLGLSHAGGCGRRSPPCHQLLPLLLPSPSWLHLCAVLILTGVGLEVAPSPGVSSAIFFVPGFLLLVPGVYHVIFIYCAVKGHRGFQFFYLPYFEK; translated from the exons ATGAGTGCCGCCCGGCCCCAGTTCAGCATCGATGACGCTTTCGAGCTGTCCCTGGAGGACGCGGGCCCTGGACCCGAGTCCAGCGGGGTCGCCCGCTTCGGGCCGCTGCACTTCGAGCGCCGGGCCCGGTTCGAGGTGGCCGACGAGGACAAGCAGTCCCGGCTGCGCTACCAG AACCTGGAGAACGATGAGGATGGAGCCCAGGCCTCTCCGGAGCCGGATGGGGGAGCCAGCACCAG GGATTCTGGCCGAACATCCATCCGCAGCTCCCAGTGGTCCTTTAGCAACATCAGCACCAGCACTCAGCGCTCCTACAATGCCTGCTGCAG CTGGACTCAACACCCTTTGATCCAGAAGAACCACAGGGTAGTGCTGgcctccttcctgctcctcctgCTGGGGCTGG GCCTAAGCCATGCTGGGGGTTGCGGGCGGAGGTCCCCACCCTGCCACCAGCTCCTGCCCCTGCTCCTGCCCTCACCCTCGTGGCTCCACCTGTGTGCAGTGCTGATCCTGACCGGCGTGGGACTGGAGGTGGCCCCCTCGCCAG GTGTCTCCAGCGCCATCTTCTTCGTGCCCGGCTTCCTGTTGCTGGTCCCGGGAG TCTACCACGTGATCTTCATCTACTGCGCGGTCAAGGGCCACCGGGGCTTCCAGTTCTTCTACCTGCCCTACTTCGAGAAGTGA
- the TMEM134 gene encoding transmembrane protein 134 isoform X5 codes for MSAARPQFSIDDAFELSLEDAGPGPESSGVARFGPLHFERRARFEVADEDKQSRLRYQNLENDEDGAQASPEPDGGASTRDSGRTSIRSSQWSFSNISTSTQRSYNACCSWTQHPLIQKNHRVVLASFLLLLLGLGPTDPAKLLKPGLLPLLSRQKLEVPRKLQVPSSLWAFARLFPPSGILLSLSACAMPIAKPPESDHLHLLNAVLGKLLPLSVSQFPLL; via the exons ATGAGTGCCGCCCGGCCCCAGTTCAGCATCGATGACGCTTTCGAGCTGTCCCTGGAGGACGCGGGCCCTGGACCCGAGTCCAGCGGGGTCGCCCGCTTCGGGCCGCTGCACTTCGAGCGCCGGGCCCGGTTCGAGGTGGCCGACGAGGACAAGCAGTCCCGGCTGCGCTACCAG AACCTGGAGAACGATGAGGATGGAGCCCAGGCCTCTCCGGAGCCGGATGGGGGAGCCAGCACCAG GGATTCTGGCCGAACATCCATCCGCAGCTCCCAGTGGTCCTTTAGCAACATCAGCACCAGCACTCAGCGCTCCTACAATGCCTGCTGCAG CTGGACTCAACACCCTTTGATCCAGAAGAACCACAGGGTAGTGCTGgcctccttcctgctcctcctgCTGGGGCTGG GGCCTACAGATCCTGCCAAACTCCTCAAGCCTGGACTCTTGCCTCTCCTGTCTCGCCAAAAACTGGAAGTTCCTAGAAAGCTCCAAGTTCCCTCCAGTCTCTGGGCCTTTGCCAGGCTGTTCCCTCCATCTGGAATACTCCTTTCCCTTTCTGCCTGTGCCATGCCCATAGCAAAGCCTCCGGAGTCAGATCACCTCCACCTTCTAAATGCagtcctgggcaagttacttcccctctctgtatctcagtttcctctgctgtga
- the TMEM134 gene encoding transmembrane protein 134 isoform X8, with protein MSAARPQFSIDDAFELSLEDAGPGPESSGVARFGPLHFERRARFEVADEDKQSRLRYQNLENDEDGAQASPEPDGGASTRDSGRTSIRSSQWSFSNISTSTQRSYNACCSWTQHPLIQKNHRVVLASFLLLLLGLACLIHQGTESNSYYLFSVYFEPGAGQAYFPSVQRSHSK; from the exons ATGAGTGCCGCCCGGCCCCAGTTCAGCATCGATGACGCTTTCGAGCTGTCCCTGGAGGACGCGGGCCCTGGACCCGAGTCCAGCGGGGTCGCCCGCTTCGGGCCGCTGCACTTCGAGCGCCGGGCCCGGTTCGAGGTGGCCGACGAGGACAAGCAGTCCCGGCTGCGCTACCAG AACCTGGAGAACGATGAGGATGGAGCCCAGGCCTCTCCGGAGCCGGATGGGGGAGCCAGCACCAG GGATTCTGGCCGAACATCCATCCGCAGCTCCCAGTGGTCCTTTAGCAACATCAGCACCAGCACTCAGCGCTCCTACAATGCCTGCTGCAG CTGGACTCAACACCCTTTGATCCAGAAGAACCACAGGGTAGTGCTGgcctccttcctgctcctcctgCTGGGGCTGG cctgtTTAATCCATCAGGGAACAGAGAGTAACAGCTACTATTTATTCTCTGTCTACTTCGAGCCAGGTGCAGGGCAGGCTTATTTTCCTTCCGTacagaggtcacacagcaagtga
- the TMEM134 gene encoding transmembrane protein 134 isoform X6 gives MSAARPQFSIDDAFELSLEDAGPGPESSGVARFGPLHFERRARFEVADEDKQSRLRYQNLENDEDGAQASPEPDGGASTRDSGRTSIRSSQWSFSNISTSTQRSYNACCSWTQHPLIQKNHRVVLASFLLLLLGLGECPRGPPAYPAYPHEGGPPSFRSGSASHPPWHTEPPSILRRQLAAVTPPPFYSLFNPSGNRE, from the exons ATGAGTGCCGCCCGGCCCCAGTTCAGCATCGATGACGCTTTCGAGCTGTCCCTGGAGGACGCGGGCCCTGGACCCGAGTCCAGCGGGGTCGCCCGCTTCGGGCCGCTGCACTTCGAGCGCCGGGCCCGGTTCGAGGTGGCCGACGAGGACAAGCAGTCCCGGCTGCGCTACCAG AACCTGGAGAACGATGAGGATGGAGCCCAGGCCTCTCCGGAGCCGGATGGGGGAGCCAGCACCAG GGATTCTGGCCGAACATCCATCCGCAGCTCCCAGTGGTCCTTTAGCAACATCAGCACCAGCACTCAGCGCTCCTACAATGCCTGCTGCAG CTGGACTCAACACCCTTTGATCCAGAAGAACCACAGGGTAGTGCTGgcctccttcctgctcctcctgCTGGGGCTGGGTGAGTGCCCCCGAGGGCCCCCTGCATACCCTGCCTACCCCCATGAGGGGGGTCCACCCTCCTTTCGTTCAGGCTCTGCATCGCACCCCCCTTGGCACACTGAGCCTCCCAGCATCCTGAGGAGGCAGCTGGCTGCCGTGaccccacccccattttacag cctgtTTAATCCATCAGGGAACAGAGAGTAA